A stretch of DNA from Candidatus Fonsibacter ubiquis:
ATCAATTAAAAACCCCGAGCCAGCACTTGGGGTATAAGAGTCCTCAAGAAATGGTGTGTCAGTTGAATTATAAATTTTAACAGTATACTTATTCGCCTGATCTAGAATTCTTTCTAGTTCATTAGCATAAACACTTGATGTTAAAGCTAATATAATAAATATTATTTTTTTCATTTAATTACTTTTAACTCATTTATAAGATTAAAAAGTTTATACTGATCAATCTTATCTCCTGATTTCACTATACGTGGATGATTTATATAGTAGAAGATCTTTCTATATTTTTCCTTCGAATATCTAAATTGATAATAAAATCCAAGTTTTTGAAACATACTTGTATCAAATAATTGCCCCATACATCGATGCCAGGCAAAGAAGTAATGAACTACTGAATAATGTAGTAACTCTGGTTCAAGCTTGGGTAAAGCTTCTTTAAACTCTATCCAAGTTTTAAGTTCACCTAGATATTTCATATATAAATCACTTAATTCTGAATTTATTTTATATTTCTTCTGATATAGAAAATGAATGTAAGCATCACGAGCATTATATCGATGGCGTCTATTATCTCTTATTTTCTTTCGAGCTTTCTCAAAATGAATGACTATAGCTTTCATAAAACTATGATTAAAATGATTCTAAATTGCTAGAAATTATAAAGAAATTAAAGCTTAATACCTATTGTGGCTGTGGAGTAATTTAATCTATTAATTGAGATTGTAGTTATTAGATTATTATTTTTTAATCATTTTTTTTTAAAAATCTTGAATAAATAAAATTAAAGAAAAAAAAGACCAAATAAGTGAAAAAAAACATGATGACCAATAGTCTTCTTTTGTAGCTATATAATTTTTAGAAAATATTTTCATAGTAATTATTCCAAGAAGACCCATAAAAAATGGTAAAGGCAAAACAAAACCTAAAGCAAAACCAATTGAATAAGGAATATCTTGTTCTAGTTTTAATTGAATAATGAATACAATGATTATTAAAATACCTATTAATACCAAAGTATTTCTTGTAGAGGAGATATCTCTTAAAAATTTTTGCTTTTTTGAAAAATAAATACCAAAGTAACTAGTTAAAATTAATAGTAAAATTAAGATTATTGCTACAAAACTAATACTCATTTTTAAAATATATCTTATGATGTCTTTATTAACGATAAGTAAAAAATGATAATTTAAGCTATTTTTTATGTTTTTTTATTAGATAAATTTCTAGTATTGGAATTTAATGTTAAATCTAAATATAAACTATGTAGATGAATTATTTTTTTTATTTAATTTTATTTTTTTTGGTGAGTTGCACAACCATAATTGATGCAACAAATTATGATGATTTTAGAAGACAATCTTTACTAAAAGGTTTTTATTATAGTGCAGAAGCTAAATCAGATAATATTAGACATTTATACGACAGAGGAGCTTATGGGGCAGGAAATACACAGCTTAGAGCGAATCAAATTGCTATAGAATTTTGTATTAAAGCTGGTTTTAGAGATTGTATAATTACAAAAGAAAATGACAAAGTTATAAGATTAACTCAATGGCAGCAAGCTGAGGCAAAAGCTTTAGAGTTAAAAAATGCTGAAGCAAAAGCTTTAGAGTTAAAAAATACAAAATTACCAACTGATAATTCTTCTCAATATAAAAAAGGGTTGAAAAATAACTGGAAAAGAATTTCAAGAACCATAAATGACGATACACATTTTTATGTGGACACTTCATCTATTAAAACAGAAAAGTATTATAAATATTATTGGGTGCTAGCAGATTATTTAAAAAAAGATGGTGATAAAGTTAGGTCAGTTATTACTTACAATAAAGTTGATTGTGGAGACTTTAAATTTCAATTGTTAAAAATGATAATGTATGACGGACAGAAAGGTGAGGGAAAAAAATTAGACGAATTTGATATAAAAAATCCTGAATGGACAACAATGGATGAAAAAAAAACAGCTGGTGATATACTTTTAAGTTATGTTTGTAAAAGTTAGTTTAATTTAAGAATATTATTTAAGTTCTTTTACTATCTCTACAAAAAATCTTATTATTGCAAGTACGACAGATACTCTTGCGGCATAACCCCAGAACCCATTTTCTTTTTTTTTATTTTTTTCAATAACATAAAATCCTGCACTTCGCCAAATTCCAATAGATACAAAAATTGTAAAAATAATATAGGCAAGGGCATAAAGACCTAAAATAATAGCCGCAGAATCTGATTTAAGATTTTCAAATATAAACAATGGCAATGCTAAAATAATTGCCAATAAAACGCCGATGCCCCAATAACTATAAGCTAAAGACTCCTCACCTCGAATAAAAGGTTT
This window harbors:
- a CDS encoding surface-adhesin E family protein; this encodes MNYFFYLILFFLVSCTTIIDATNYDDFRRQSLLKGFYYSAEAKSDNIRHLYDRGAYGAGNTQLRANQIAIEFCIKAGFRDCIITKENDKVIRLTQWQQAEAKALELKNAEAKALELKNTKLPTDNSSQYKKGLKNNWKRISRTINDDTHFYVDTSSIKTEKYYKYYWVLADYLKKDGDKVRSVITYNKVDCGDFKFQLLKMIMYDGQKGEGKKLDEFDIKNPEWTTMDEKKTAGDILLSYVCKS